In the Vibrio sp. FE10 genome, TTTGCGATGAAGCCCAAGTCATGAAAACCATGAAACGTATGGCGGCAGTGGTTGATGGACAGAATGCAGGTGATTCTAGCTACCGTAATATGGCGCCAGATTTTGAAAACAGCATTGCATTCTCAGCAGCTTGCCAGCTGGTGTTCGAAGGCTGCGCTCAACCAAGTGGTTACACCGAGCCTGTGTTGCATGCTATGCGACTGAAGCTGAAAGGAACCGCACAATAAATAATAAAAAAAGAACTACCCTATTTGAACCGAGCCCAAGGTGCCGCGCTAATTTAGCGCGGCTTTTTTTTGTTTTTTTGTTGTGTGTGTGGGAAGCTCAGAAGAGAGGTGTTAGTTGGGCTATTCGATGTTTAAGCTTGCTGATGTTTAATAGTTAGGCTTAGTTGCGACCAAGCCTAACTACTTCCGAGACCTAGTTACTACCAAAGCACAGATACTTGATATCCATGTACTCATCGATGCCTTCTTTTGCGCCTTCACGGCCAATACCTGATTGCTTAACACCGCCGAAGGGCGCAACCTCAGTTGAGATCATGCCGTCGTTAATACCAACCATACCGTACTCAAGTGCTTCAGCGACCTGCCATACGCGGTGGATATTTTGGCTGTAGAAGTAAGACGCCAAACCATAAATGGTATCGTTGGCCATCTCGATGAGTTCTTCATCAGTCTCAAATTTCATCACAGGCGCGACTGGGCCAAAGATTTCTTGTTGAACGATGTCCATGCTGTGTTTCACATCTTTAAGAACCAGAGGCTGAATGAACAGCCCATCAAGGGCTTGAGTTGGGGTTATAGGCTGCGCACCTTGTTCAATGGCGCGGTCAATCAAACCTTGAATGTTTTGTTTCGCTCTTTCACTGATGACAGGGCCAATAGTGACGCCTTCATCTAATCCGTTACCCATTCTAAGCTGCTGAACGGCTTGGTCGAATTTAGCGACAAACTCGTCATGTACCTTGCTATGAACATAAAAACGGTTTGCACAGACACAGGTTTGGCCTGCATTACGGAATTTTGAAGCCATTGCGCCTTGAACGGCCGCGTCGATATCCGCATCGTCAAACACGATAAACGGTGCGTTGCCGCCCAGTTCCATTGAGGTGCGCTTAATACCTTTTGCTGCTTGAGCCATCAAGATACTGCCGACTCGGGTAGAACCAGTAAAAGAGATCTTTTTGATCAGTGGGTGTGATGTGAAAAGCTCGCCGATCTGTTCTGGGCTATCACCTAGCACCACTTGAAGTAGATCTTTAGGAATGCCTGCTTGATAAGCCAGTTCAACCACAGCAAATGCAGAAAGGGGCGTCTCGTCCGAGGGCTTCACAATAAAGCTACAGCCAGCAGCAAGGGCAGGAGCGGCCTTACGAGTTATCATTGCAATCGGAAAGTTCCATGGCGTAATCGCGCATGCGACTCCAATAGGTTGCTTGATGGTCACCAAGCGTTTACCTGCGGCTGTGCTAGGAATGGAATCACCGTAAGTACGCTTCGCTTCTTCTGCAAACCATTCAATAAAGCTCGCGCCATACACCACTTCGCCCGTTGCTTCTGCCAACGGCTTACCTTGCTCAATCGTCATTAGGCGAGCAAGATCCTCTTTGTTTTCAAGGATCAGTTGATGCCAACCATTTAGCAATGCAGCACGGGATTTAGCGGGAATTTTTGCCCACTCTTTCTGCGCAACATGAGCGCGTTCAATAGCGCTCTCTAACTCCGCCTCGGATGAGATTGGCGCATGCCCAATAAGCTCACCCGTTGCTGGGTTTGTGACTGCAACTGCGTTGTTCGCTTCTGTCACCATAAAAGAGAGTAAGTGCTGGTTCTTAATGTTTAGCATCGTGATTCCTTTGTTGTGATTACTTTAGACGTGTTGCTTATGTGCGGGTTGGCGAGTGTTCAAATGACTTCGACCAAATGTTCATTGGTCGAAGGGTATGGATGTTAATTCGCTAATCTTGGTTATTCTCTGAGATAAATCTTCTCACTAGCCCCAGTTATCAGACTCTATCTTCGCGAGTGCTTTTGCTGCTTTTTGAAGAGCTGGCAGAAACTTGATCGCTTCGTCTGGTTTTACTCGAATCACTGGCGCTTGTATTGCTAAGCCAAGATTGGATTGGCCAGTAGAAGAAGGTATCAATACGGCGATACAGACTAACCCTGGTAAGAACTCTTCATCATCAATCGCAAAACCTTGGATCTTCGCTTCTTCGATGTCTTTCTCTAACGTCGAATAGTCGGTAATGGTTTTCACTGTGTATTGAGTGAGTGGCACACTTTCGATCAGTCTTCTGCGTTGTGATTTCGACATGTGCGCCAAAAACAGTTTGCCTGTGGCTGAGCAATGTACAGGTACGCGAGAGCCTGGCTGTAGATGGAAGCGCAGCGGGGCTTCGGTTTCTGCGCGATCAAGATAGATGATTTCACCGCTCGACAGTGCCGTTAGGTTGCAGCTCTCGCCGACTTCTGCTCGAAGGTTTTCAAGAATAGTGCGTCGTGCGCTGTGCATGGTGCTATTGAACAGCAGGTTTTCAGCAAGCTTTCTGAGTCGAATACCAGAGCTGTAATGCTTTTCGTCACCATCTCTTTGAATGATGCCCGCGGCTTCCAATTGTTGCAGCATGCGGTGCAGAGTGGGTTTCGGTAGTCCGGTTTCTTCGACGAGCCCTTGAAGAGAAATAAACTCATCTTTTTGCGCTATCACCTCTAATAGTGCAAAAAGTCGGAGCGTGGGCGTATCTCCTTGAACTTGTGGTGTTTCTGTTTGCATACAGTGATTCATCCTTGCGATATGTCTATGTATAAGAGTGTACATACCAAATTAAAAATCTTCAATTATCTGAATAAAATTTGACCTTTTTTATTATTTCAATAATATAAATGTAAATTATGGAACGATTAATCTCAATAAATGGAATTTAAGATGAAGGCGATTGAACGGATTATTGATAAGGCTCACTTAGATCGTAAGCGAGTGGTTTTGAGTGAAGCAGAAGACCCTCGTGTACTCAAAGCGGCACGATTGGCGATAGATAAACAGCTTGCTTACATCACGCTAGTCGGTGATGAAAAAGCGATTATCGAAGCGGCGCAGTTGAACCACATTAATCTCGCCGGCATTCACATTGTTTCACCACAAACATCAGCACTCAAAGCTGTGTTGGCTGAACGGCTCTATGAGCTAAGAAAAGCCAAAGGCATGACTTATGAAGATGCATTGGAGAAGGTCAAAGACCCACTGATTTTTGCCAACTTGATGGTACGAGAAGGACTGGTTGACGGCACAGTCAATGGCGCGGTTTACACCACGTCTGATGTAGTTCGAGCGGCGCTGCAGATTATTGGGCCAGCACCAGACAGTGAATTGGTGTCTAGCTTCTTTCTGATGATGTTGTGCGAGCCTTTCCATAATCTTAAAGGTGGCATGATTTTCAGTGATTGTGGTTTGGTGATTAACCCCAATGAAACCGAGCTGGCTTCGATTGCCGTAGCGGCATCAAACAGCGCTCAAACGCTGTTGATGGAAGAACCGAAAGTGGCAATGCTGTCGTTCTCTACCAACGGCAGTGCGAAACACGAATCAGTCGATAAGGTTCGTAATGCCGCTCAGTTAGTGAAACAACGTTGTCCCGGAATAGCTGTCGATCAGGACGTTCAACTCGATGCCGCGATTGTTACTGAAATAGCCGCGAAAAAGCTGCCCGATTCAGAAGTAAAAGGCCAATCTAAC is a window encoding:
- a CDS encoding IclR family transcriptional regulator, which translates into the protein MQTETPQVQGDTPTLRLFALLEVIAQKDEFISLQGLVEETGLPKPTLHRMLQQLEAAGIIQRDGDEKHYSSGIRLRKLAENLLFNSTMHSARRTILENLRAEVGESCNLTALSSGEIIYLDRAETEAPLRFHLQPGSRVPVHCSATGKLFLAHMSKSQRRRLIESVPLTQYTVKTITDYSTLEKDIEEAKIQGFAIDDEEFLPGLVCIAVLIPSSTGQSNLGLAIQAPVIRVKPDEAIKFLPALQKAAKALAKIESDNWG
- the pta gene encoding phosphate acetyltransferase encodes the protein MKAIERIIDKAHLDRKRVVLSEAEDPRVLKAARLAIDKQLAYITLVGDEKAIIEAAQLNHINLAGIHIVSPQTSALKAVLAERLYELRKAKGMTYEDALEKVKDPLIFANLMVREGLVDGTVNGAVYTTSDVVRAALQIIGPAPDSELVSSFFLMMLCEPFHNLKGGMIFSDCGLVINPNETELASIAVAASNSAQTLLMEEPKVAMLSFSTNGSAKHESVDKVRNAAQLVKQRCPGIAVDQDVQLDAAIVTEIAAKKLPDSEVKGQSNVLIFPNLEAGNIGYKLAERLGGAVAIGPLLQGLNQPANDLSRGCSAEDIFNVIAVTAVQAQQRKVSNSKVDTQADVKEKEESAFDFRY
- a CDS encoding NAD-dependent succinate-semialdehyde dehydrogenase, which codes for MLNIKNQHLLSFMVTEANNAVAVTNPATGELIGHAPISSEAELESAIERAHVAQKEWAKIPAKSRAALLNGWHQLILENKEDLARLMTIEQGKPLAEATGEVVYGASFIEWFAEEAKRTYGDSIPSTAAGKRLVTIKQPIGVACAITPWNFPIAMITRKAAPALAAGCSFIVKPSDETPLSAFAVVELAYQAGIPKDLLQVVLGDSPEQIGELFTSHPLIKKISFTGSTRVGSILMAQAAKGIKRTSMELGGNAPFIVFDDADIDAAVQGAMASKFRNAGQTCVCANRFYVHSKVHDEFVAKFDQAVQQLRMGNGLDEGVTIGPVISERAKQNIQGLIDRAIEQGAQPITPTQALDGLFIQPLVLKDVKHSMDIVQQEIFGPVAPVMKFETDEELIEMANDTIYGLASYFYSQNIHRVWQVAEALEYGMVGINDGMISTEVAPFGGVKQSGIGREGAKEGIDEYMDIKYLCFGSN